catctctgcaataaaagttgcacacaagttaaccctggacgacttaaataaaagttgtctggacgactagttgaccctggacgacttaaataaaagttgtctggacgactagttgaccctggacgacttaaaattaagtcttccgtggtcaactagtcgtccagacaacttacgtttaagtcgtccagggtcaactagtcgtccagacaacttttacagtcgtctggacaactagttaaccctggatttgatactaacatatttgatttgaggaggctgtttcttttgaggaggaggctgtttcttttgaagaggaggaggctgctgctgtttcttttgaggaggaggaggctgctgtttggtttgatgaggaggaggctggttactaaccacggtttcattggcatgaggggtagcctgtttgtttctacccccggtttctttggcaagaggggtaggctgtttatcttgaggggtagcctgattggttagaggtggaggggtagcctgattggtgacaccaaccttcttctccacagcttccaatctatcagacaacttcctaaactccctcatgcacttattaaacccttttttcatagcctcagctacgcccttgaacataatttccaactcctctctggtcacccctctagcctcttctctagcctcttctctagcctcttcaggagcctctttacgagctttcttccgaggtcttggattgtcttcctcctcctcctcctcctccaacacaaccatctctttggccttcttcgatggagtcacaaccttaggttttgtattgaccttagtaccagtgacttcccagcaatccatggtccacttccacggtctccgctcatacatgactttaatgatgttctccgcgggcaggtcctcaacctcagagtcccattttggccacatttcactaatgtccttctcaacaaagttgatcacgcgggtctgcagtaaatagaagaatcgagttagatatttgaaaaaaaatactaaatagacgacttaattataagtcgtctactaagtcgtccagctggaagaccttccagacgacttataataagtcgtctaataagtcgtccagatggaagactttccagacgacttaattaagtcgtccgataagtcgtccagctgggaagactttccagacgccttattataagtcgtctaataagtcgtccagatggaagactttccagacgactaaattaagtcgtccgataagtcgtccagctgggaagactttccagacgacttattataagtcgtccgataagtcgtcaagctggacgaccttccagacgacttccagtcgtctgcgcagtcttttggattgaagtaaatacctgactcaagatagcagctttcattgatctgcggcctctgctgccctcgtaagccagtatcggtggagacggactgtctgctctgggaccaccaatactagcacccaattccggcatagctgtgtacgtccagacttgaagaacttgtataaacccatccacggtgtaacagccagcaatttctttgttccacaaagagtccatcagcaccttaaacgcgactctcccccatggataattctcaaaccgttctaaatccatcactagccttgccagagtagatcgtgtagcggttgaaaactttctcccttcaatgaatccagtgaagatggagaggtacgcgagccgcttgcgatcttccctggaccaatccccgcatctcttcagtgctgctattatctgatcagtagttggcccagcttccagatgaactcccagcatcccccagaaagaaaccatctctggggtaacgtcacattttggtgtctcaaggtcctcgatgtactcgcagtttagaccagtgaggttttcaaactctaacagtgaaaacctcaaaggttctggaccaacgagagaccacatctcatacttcttcttaatgtccagcttgaaactgagcatgtagtgaaccagccttgaagcccaaccaaatccctgctccttgaacttgatgaaaactcccaaactcgactccttgagctcttcaaattcgtcatcagtaagagctttcctaagagcagtatgcaacttgctgttatccgtatgatacgaaatgctattgtgggcttctggctcttcccctgatgtgtataacctacgggggagttctggaatatccatcctttttgtctgcaaaataatcaaagacaacaatataagtccagacgacttagtagacgacttataattaagtcgtctggaaagtcttccaaatggacgacttatatttaagtcatctactaagtcgtccagttggaagacaaagccggacgacttaaattacttacaagtcttccagtcgcagaaggagttggagtactcgtcattgcggttatagatctgaaaaaataaacgtgaaacggtgagaatgagtaaattgatagagacaacgttttatgttcatcttttcctcgagattgatgacttagcggcgttagggtttacagagaaacggcgctaaggtttacagagaagaagcggcggcgctagggtttagaagaagcggcggcgctagtgtttagaggaagcggcggtgagaacgttggtgaccacggtggcgagggcgacggtttgttcggaaatagtggaagcggcggcgctagggtttagaggaatcggcggcgctagggtttagaggaatcggcggcgctagggttagaagaagctgcggcgacaacggtgagaatgaagtgagatagatagccgacgttgagaacgatggtttgttcggaaatcgtgggaattcgaaatcgcctttgagagagaactgttagggttttgagagagaactgttagggtttctgaatttcgcgaaaaatgaaacaaaaaaaaaaatcaccttatatattgggtaaataatccggttagctttaaaagtacattggtaaactttaaggtttggtccggtttagacgacttattctggctgataatgtacaacagacgacaaaatattaagtcgtcctagaccctaaaatgaacccctaaactaaaatgactagattaactaactaaccacgttataaaatcaaattatacttaaatagtgtttactatacacagaaatgaacacgcataagtaattttaaaaattttcaaaaacggttttaatgctttccaaaatctaaccctaagaacacatacaatactacaacatatgttgatgaaacataaactaaagaatatcatgactcactactttcactcatctatgctgaaaacaattgaaatttgttatatcttaatttatacctcctaagacatatgttaattacataattcccatttttcacttatcaaaatattttttacaaaatttttaaattatgtttaagactaactgtccagacgactttcagttaagtcgtctggacgacttattttcaagtcgtctaaacagacgacttgcgaggggtagaaacgtaaaaaaaattccgtttttttgtttggtcacaaagggatagttgtaatttcaatagccttttaggttacttttgcgtttgacccaagttggggtattgttttgggtttgactccaagttttgagtcacacttggcaattcgcCCTTTTTTATAAGATTGTGTAcagtaaaaatatatgtataactaatttaaagtATATGCAAAACATATGCAAAACACATGCAAAATATGCGAAAATATTCTTGTTGAGTTgcattttgttaattaattaatcattaattttGCAAAGATATTTGTGATATGGGAGATTTTGCTAAATAGCCCCAAATGAAAACAATATTAGTAAACTACACATAATTTGACATGTGTAGATTGTtctacctttttattttgaattttcacaAATGCTTTTACTTACACTTTCTTTTCTCTTACATATTTACACTATCTTTCCTCTTACATTCTTAAGAAGAGGAAATAGTGTGCTTGTCCCCTCTGACGGCTTCAACACCGTTTCCTAAGTACTCCACTTACGAGAGTGGTGTCCCTTCATCACAACATTGACTCCGTGGTGATTGATAGATGAATCCCCTGTCGTGTTCACCCGTAAATGATTAACAAGAAGCTCCACTATTCGCATACCCACAACACCGCCATTACCAATACGCCTCATCGGTTCTAAAAATGAAACATAACATAGATCGAGTTAAATATatgaagaagcaaaaaaaagaagtttactGCCACCGGTCTCTATCCAAGTGTTTGCTGACTTCATTACCCTTCCACAGGTTTCTGgagataaatattatgaaaatatatgcaCATTTAACAGagaaataaaactaatttgatttgacttaattagaataaaaaataattatacttgagtttgaatttgaaaaaatatatgtaactcaatatactcacaatATGAGTGACTCGACTAATCTAACTTATGCCCAACACCAAAGATCTAACTACAGTAacacataattttataataagatTGTTGTGAGTATGGACGTGGTGTTTGAAGAAGGTAAAGGTTGGAACTGGGAAGAACACGATCACATCATAGAGTCAGTGTTAACTTGGAACGATGATGATGCTGTGTGGGAAGAaagtgaaggagaagagagcgaTAATGAAGAAGCAACTGAACCACAGCTGAACAATGAACCACAAACACCTGCAGAGCCACAAGCAACCACAAAAATCATTGATAATCAGGTCGTAAGAGGCAGGGAGGGAAGAAGAACTAGACCACCACAATATCTGAGAGACTATGTTATTGGAATGGCAGTTATATATAAGGAAGAAGCAGTACACATGGTGAACATGGTTGAAGTCAATTCTTCTGATCCTACGACCTATGAGGAAGCAGAAAAGTGTCTCAAATGGAGAAAGGCCATGGATGAAGAGATGAAGTCAATTGAGAAGAACCAGACATGGAGCCTATCAACCCTGCCAGAAGGAGCTAAATGCATTGGAGTAAAATGGTTATATAAGACCAAGCTCAACAAGAATGGTGAAGTAAGCAAGTATGAAGCTCGCTTAGTGGCTAAAGGGTACTCACAAGAACATGGGATTGACTACACTGAAGTTTATGCACCGGTGGCCAGAATGGATACAATCAGAACAATCATAGCAACCGCTGCACAGAAAGGTTGAGACATCTACCAACTCGATGTCAAATCTTCATtaagatggacgatgaagatgtccttggtcccgaagtgccatatctcagtgccataggagctttgatgtatTTGGCAAGTCATacacgaccagatatatgttttgccgtgaacctaatatctaggtttagctcttgtccgacccaaaggcactggaacatgattaaacatgttcttcgttacctgcaaggaacgaaagacttgagtttattttatactaaccataacaaagaagggttagttggttttgctgatgcaggttatctctCGGATCCTCACAATACTCGATCACAGACCGGTTACATCTTTACTCATGGTGGCACGGCCAtctcatggcgttccatgaagcagacgatTGCTGCCACTTCATCAAACCACTCAGAGATCTTGGATATTCacgaggccagccgcgagtctGTGTGGTTACGGTCCATGACCAACCACATCCGAGTCGATTGTGGGATGACCGAAGGAAAGGACGCACCAACCatgatgtatgaggacaatgcagcgtgcattgctcagcttaaAGGATGGCTACATCAAAGAAAACCGGATGAAACACATACTacctaagttcttcttcacgcacgagcttcagaaagccGGCGAGGTCCAGGTCGTCCAAGTGCATTCCAGTGACAACTTAGCCGACCTGTTCACCAAATCACTTCTTACCTGCACGTTCAGAAAGCTCACGCATTTGATTGGGATGCGTAGACTGAATTAAAGACCTTCAGTGATATTcagaacagggggagtaatacgtgttgtattttttttccttcaccatggttttgtccaactgggttttcctggtaaagttttaatgaggcaacatctaaagcgtattacaatgttatggcatccaaggggggagtgttataaatcatattgtggatgtacataaccggcccaatgctagagagagagagagtcgaccgtgaggagagggagagagagaatcggcatcttgtctttttcttattagattatgatttgtactatttccatatttgtatttcatttctttagtctttccattattctatgacggtgtaattctctatatataaagggatctttatgtttatgaataatacagaaaCATACAGACATATTCTCCTAAGTTTCACAACAGAAACTTAATCATGTCAACATCAGCGTCATTCACTTAATATCCGAACTTGGTCATTTCGCAAATTAGCCTTAATAGGGAAATAATATTACGAAAACAATGGAGTGATGTGCCGCCAAACTGTCTTTGGAAGAAATGAAATTTCACCTTTTACTTCTTGTTTCAgtctaggggtgggcactttacccgatatccaaagccgcacccgaacccgatctgaaaaacccgaaccaaaatccgaaccgaagtagcaaaatatccgaacgggtattgaattaggagagattagatatctgaacccgaacgggtaatattagaacccgaatggatatccgaagataaccaaacatatgtataattaactttatatttctagtatacatctctcattttatataaaatatttatattgatactacacatactttaagttcatatggtatacatacaattacagataaaatgatttgatattcacttaaaatgcatgtcaaactttttatttcaagaattaacaaaaagttatatacaaaatttaaaaacaataaccaaattaatgtctttttagtttgaaaatgtaatgtccaaatctattaaccattcaatctattaaaaataaaaaattagttaagtgaaagttataaatttaaatacaagaattttgagaaatgaaaattttaatatttttttttcaaaatctaaatatccgaacccgatccgaaataaccgaattcGAACTAAAAGTAcctgaacccgacccgaagtacagaaataccagaacgggttctatacttctataccgaaatatccgaaaatccgaaatatccgatccgaacccgaacggattcCCGAACGTCCACCCCTATTTGAGTCTCTCGTCTACTTTTATTTATGAATAGAAAAACTAATTTGGGGATaataaatttgacatttattcTTGGCTTTTGCCATCGAACACATTCCCGTGGTGGGGGTCCACGAAACAATGATAAAGTCACTCAATCCATGCCcaataatattatactattcAACTTTGGTATTAAAATTCAGTTTACATATTTAGTGGAAATCATATTTTAAGAGAACCTTAATATACGGTAATCAACTTTAGtgtaaactaattttattttgaagctAATCCCccaaaaatactaatttttaatatattcctaagtaagagaaaaaaaaacaaagagggagagagaggggCAGCAACAGAAGAAAGAACAGTTCTCGTCGTCTTGTCTTTTTTCACACACATAGAAAGcgataaaccaaaaataaataaataaagcttccaacttttttctttctctccttTTTTCTAATTGTTTCAAATTTCAGAATTCGATCCTCAAGAAACAAGAGGCAAGAACTGAGGAATCGAATCCCCAGGAACCAATCTACTGTAGGTCTTTCTGTTTGCCTTTTTTTATCACCACAAATCGCGGGTCTCTCTGTCTCTGTGTTGTGTTTTTTTCTAATCAAACGCTTGTTCTTGAGAGTTTCATTACAACCGTCTCCGTTGGGATCGAGCTTTTGTCCGAATTGCATTGATTCCCATGATTATTTCAGATCGGTCAGGTTTTGTTCTACTTGGAAATGATCATGTGATTGACTTGTATTGTATTTTGTCTTAGTAATTAATCAGTGCAAATTTAGTTTAGATTCATATGTCTTTGATTTGAATCTAAGGTTAAGTTGTGTGGCTGGCTACAACCAACAAAAGTTTTCAACTTTGAATtgctttttgttttatgttcaaTGCTTCACTTCACCATGCTTCTGTTTGAGTCTGTCTTAGCTAATAGTACAAATATCATCTTGTTGTGTAGGTGTGGCCAAAGTAGAAATCTAATCACTGGCTTATCAAACCTCTACTCACTTGTACATAAAAGCAGTTaactaaagaagaaagaaaatggAGACTGCGAAAGCTTGGGTGAAGAAGCTAAAATCTATAGACAAGGTGAAAAAGAAGGAAGCAGCAGCAAAGGAAGTAGTGCCAAAGCCACCCGGAGGTGAAGAAGCGCTTTCAAATGTTACCAAAGAGAAAGCTGCTGCTGCTAAACTTTATATTGAAAACCATTACAAAATGCAAATGCAGAGTCTCCACGAAAGAAAAGAGCGGTAATGGTTTCTCCCCCCACGTTTTCATGATGAACTTCCCATCCATATCCTTGAGGCTCTTTCACATTTCATGCAGCCGAAAAATGCTGGAAAACAAATTAGCTGATGCACAAGTCTCCGAGGAAGAGCAAAACAACTTGCTAAAGGATTTGGAGTTGAAGGAAACTGAGTACATGCGCCGTCAGAGGCATAAAATGGGAACTGATGACTTTGAGCCTTTGACAATGATCGGGAAGGGTGCTTTTGGAGaggttttgcttcttcttctcctcagcCTCAGTTTGGTATGCATCCTCATGAACAtcagttttatgttttattctgTATTTGCAGGTTAGGATCTGTAGGGAGAAGGGAACAGGCAATGTCTATGCAATGAAGAAGCTTAAGAAATCTGAGATGCTTCGCAGAGGCCAGGTATTTAGATTCCCCGAGACGCTTTCTTTCGGTTGATGTGTTTCTGAGATGTGATTTTTTTCAGGTGGAACATGTAAAAGCCGAGAGAAATTTACTTGCGGAAGTTGACAGTAACTGCATTGTCAAACTGTATTGTTCTTTCCAAGACGACGAGTATCTGTATCTCATAATGGAGTATCTACCTGGTGGGGATATGATGACTTTACTTATGAGGAAAGACACCCTTACTGAAGACGAGGCTAGGTTCTACATTGGGGAAACTGTCCTGGCTATTGAGTCCATTCATAAGCACAACTATATCCACAGGTCAGCGAAAAGCAGGAGGACATATGATCTTAGTCTCATGTTCGTGTCATTTGTTCtaaacatagttttttttttgggtcccCAGAGATATCAAGCCTGATAACCTGCTACTTGACAGAGAGGGACACATGAAACTGTCAGATTTTGGATTGTGTAAACCGTTGGACTGTAGTAATCTTCAGGAAAAAGATTTCACAGTTGCAAGAAACGTTAGTGGGGCTCTACAAAGTGATGGTCGCCCTGTGGCGACAAGGCGCACCCAACAGGAGCAGCTGCTAAACTGGCAGAGAAATAGAAGGATGCTTGTAAGTTTCACCTCTTTTCTCTCCAGTGGTATAATTTGTAAAATAGAATTATCTAATTTAGGTTATTTGGTTTCAGGCTTATTCCACAGTTGGAACTCCTGACTATATTGCCCCAGAAGTTCTGCTGAAAAAAGGATATGGAATGGAATGTGATTGGTAGGTGCCAAGTGCCAACCAACTATATTGGTGATTTATTCTCTTTGATGCAGATAATTTAATCTTGAGATTACTCCTTAATAGGTGGTCCCTTGGCGCCATTATGTATGAAATGCTTGTGGGGTTTCCACCATTTTATTCAGATGATCCAATGACAACTTGTAGGAAGGTAACGAATTAATCCATtgcttttgtttatatttaactTTGTATGTCTTTTGGTAATTCTAATCAACTAATGTGGAAGCTtacctttttctcttttttctcgTTGTAGATAGTAAACTGGAGAAATTACTTGAAATTCCCAGAAGAGGCTAGACTATCACCAGAAGCCAAGGATCTTATTTGTAGGCTTTTATGCAATGTTGAACAAAGGCTTGGAACCAAAGGAGCAGATGAAATTAAGGTGTTGTGTGCATTATTATTCCTACTTTTGAGATTCcctgtataatattttttttttttgtgagaaacCTCTACAAAACGCTTTGAATGGTTTCTTTTAGGGTCACCCCTGGTTCAGAGGAATCGAATGGGGAAAACTGTACCAGATGAAGGCTGCATTTATTCCTCAAGTCAATGATGAGTTGGACACCCAAAATTTTGAGAAGTTTGAAGAGGTAAACATACTGATACccgatgtatatatattgaaataaactGGTGCCACAGATGATATTTTTATGGTTCCtgataaagaaaataatgtattaatattCTTTAATTCCTTGTGGAACAGGCTGACAAGCAAGTTCCAAAGTCGTCAAAGTCGGGACCATGGAGAAAGGTATGACATAGGCACTGACTTCCCGAATTATGTGAATTATCAAAAGGAATCATGTGAAGTTATAAATGATATTAtgctctcttcttttttttgtcttgaGCTTTTCTTAACATGAGGTTggctttttttttctagatgCTCTCATCCAAGGACATAAACTTTGTGGGTTATACTTACAAGAACGTTGAAATCGTAAACGATGACCAATTAACAGGGATAGGTATTCAACTTTTAACCTCCTCCTAACCTGTGTCTGAAGAAGAAGCAAACATAACTAGATTGTCTTTGCTTGTAATGTGTAGctgagctgaagaagaagaagactaagCCAAAGCGGCCGTCAATTAAATCCCTCTTTGGTAAatgctttttttatttattagaacaAGTGGTAGTTGTATTGATTCTCTCTAATGGTGAAAAAAAACATGAACAGAGGAGGATGAATCATCTGAAGGGAAAACAACACAGCAAGGAAGCTTCTTGAATCTATTACCGACGCAGATGGAAGATGCAGAGAAAGAAGGTAGTAAGTCCAGCTCATCCGGTGGTTGATTTGACTGACACATTTGCACAGCCACTGAATCAGAGACTCTTCTTATATaacatgtgtgtgtgtgtgtgtgtttgattTCGTTGAaagctttttttgtttttcaacaaAAGTAGAGTGTCCTCCTATGGAAAAGCAAAGGCATATCCTGAAGGAGTGAAAGATGTATTGTTTCAACATAGGGTTGTTTGATTAATGtcaacaaagaaaaaatgagcagtaaatattctttttggaaTTGGTTTGCTTATTAACATTCACAATGTCAATGTGgagagatttttattttgttgataaaaaCTTGATTGTACTACTAACTACAcctcaaagataaaaaaatcttCACCCACTAACAATATGAGCCAAGTCACTTGTCTCTTTTAAggaattatctttttttcttttgtgcaacaaataactcttttattttatcttgATATCTTTCACAAAGAAAcaaatctctatatataaagttgTGTTTGTTTCTTTCCCATGGACACGTTACTAATTTGAATCTTGAGAAGCCGACACATCCGCGTCCAAAACGCGCGTTTCATTAACTTGGAGTTGGAGATCGTGTGGACTTTTGGTGTAACTCATAAACATGCAGAAATATTGTCGTGTGGACTTtagatcaaattaaaaataatatttttaacagtatacttttatattttagtaaacaAATAATGTCGTATTTTTCAACTCATGAATACGTTATAAAAACAGCTCTTATGATATTGTTGATATTCAATCCGATCATACCGGTATGACAAATTAATGTAAATCAACCGAATCAAGTACGATGATTTTAATTGGATTTACATGtcgaaaatacaataaaatgtttttatttattttaatgtgtaaaataacccgtaaaaaccaaaaactagatGAACCAATAGGTTTATAGTATATTAATGAATGtacatataaaatgtataatattatatagtgaatgcaaaattaaatttactaaTTTGATATACTGAGCATTTaacatatgaataatgttttagcaaaaaaaaaacataggaataattatttgttttactcATTTACATCAATTATTAAGGTCCATGATTTCACGATAAACAATGCTCCTATAATTATTTGCTTTACCCATttacatcaatttattttttaagatcCATAATTTCACGATAAATAGTGCtcctaacttcttcttttttcatacaatagcgcaaacatattattatatattacagacaattttaatccaaaaaaaagtttatagcATAAATATGTAAAAACTCAAgagtaattattaaaataaataaaaaaattggtttgtAAGTATGATAAGCTCTTCAAATTATAGATTTTCCTCTCAGAAACTTGTTGTGTGAATAATAACACAAAGTAAATAACCTTGGAATGATAGtatatgctttttttttgtcatctgatggattaatttgaaaacatgaaaGTTTTTACACAAGCCGGCAAGGAGCACATTCCTTCCGGAATAGTATATGCTTATTGATGTAGTTTTGCAAAAGGGAATAcgaaagataaaaaatattagacgTCAAAGTATTGTCTTTCTTGAAACTATGTTTCTCTTCCTCACATAGGTTAAGTCAAGTTTCacgtaattcttttttttttccgtcgataatttt
The window above is part of the Brassica napus cultivar Da-Ae chromosome C3, Da-Ae, whole genome shotgun sequence genome. Proteins encoded here:
- the LOC106439714 gene encoding serine/threonine-protein kinase tricornered; translated protein: METAKAWVKKLKSIDKVKKKEAAAKEVVPKPPGGEEALSNVTKEKAAAAKLYIENHYKMQMQSLHERKERRKMLENKLADAQVSEEEQNNLLKDLELKETEYMRRQRHKMGTDDFEPLTMIGKGAFGEVRICREKGTGNVYAMKKLKKSEMLRRGQVEHVKAERNLLAEVDSNCIVKLYCSFQDDEYLYLIMEYLPGGDMMTLLMRKDTLTEDEARFYIGETVLAIESIHKHNYIHRDIKPDNLLLDREGHMKLSDFGLCKPLDCSNLQEKDFTVARNVSGALQSDGRPVATRRTQQEQLLNWQRNRRMLAYSTVGTPDYIAPEVLLKKGYGMECDWWSLGAIMYEMLVGFPPFYSDDPMTTCRKIVNWRNYLKFPEEARLSPEAKDLICRLLCNVEQRLGTKGADEIKGHPWFRGIEWGKLYQMKAAFIPQVNDELDTQNFEKFEEADKQVPKSSKSGPWRKMLSSKDINFVGYTYKNVEIVNDDQLTGIAELKKKKTKPKRPSIKSLFEEDESSEGKTTQQGSFLNLLPTQMEDAEKEGSKSSSSGG